A single Carnobacterium inhibens subsp. inhibens DSM 13024 DNA region contains:
- the tsaE gene encoding tRNA (adenosine(37)-N6)-threonylcarbamoyltransferase complex ATPase subunit type 1 TsaE, with protein MKPLRARNEEETKTVAADLAKWLEPGDVILLEGNLGAGKTTFTKGLAEGLGIKRVIKSPTYTIIREYLDGRLPLYHMDVYRLEETGGMDLGLEEYFEGDGVSIIEWATFIPEDLPQEYLQIKLMPVGEELMERELTFYPIGKRYEELMQKFEAK; from the coding sequence ATGAAACCACTAAGAGCACGTAATGAAGAAGAAACAAAAACAGTGGCTGCTGATTTAGCAAAATGGTTAGAGCCTGGAGATGTGATTTTACTAGAAGGAAATCTTGGGGCTGGAAAAACGACTTTTACTAAAGGGTTAGCTGAAGGGTTAGGAATCAAGAGAGTCATCAAGAGTCCAACTTATACTATTATCAGAGAATACTTAGATGGAAGACTGCCTTTATATCATATGGATGTCTATCGTTTAGAAGAAACGGGTGGAATGGATTTAGGGTTAGAAGAGTATTTTGAAGGTGATGGAGTATCGATTATTGAGTGGGCAACTTTTATTCCAGAAGATTTGCCTCAAGAATACTTACAGATTAAACTAATGCCTGTTGGGGAAGAGTTAATGGAACGCGAATTAACTTTTTATCCAATTGGGAAAAGATATGAAGAACTGATGCAAAAATTTGAAGCAAAGTAA
- a CDS encoding IS701 family transposase, with amino-acid sequence MKPLYQNGQTIKSLKTYFSPYFVELIQPTATKVFLLFLAILSIQGIQSIRFLYHWFLKKVSNSSLNSYYFLLSSGKIPLTALTQTTIQIALSCVPENLHQYPFFLIIDDTLQPKYGTHFDDYQLMFDHAAHNGSNYLKGHCFVGLVLSIPLWYQGKVRYLSIPIRYQLRSEKENKLELAAEMIDQALQVFPSEKKIILLCDSWYPKGAVRKAVPENPQLELISNVRVDTKLYDLPPKPTGKRGRPAKKGHVLTIQTDFELNNHTGDYVVGTRKVLTNLFPEPVYAMVTASNPENPSSYRLFISTLMPEDILMDEDELEKDFPEKNNQDNRDLLPYHLYGFRWSIEVIFYEQKTFWSFGNYMVRSKAGIENYINFTAIVYSCVQLIPFQQTQYAHLQSESAQVKKQLFGMAIQEELFFYTFVSALENRINSLAIIKAFEQWHKKKRSF; translated from the coding sequence ATGAAACCATTGTATCAAAATGGCCAAACAATCAAAAGTTTAAAAACTTATTTTTCGCCTTATTTCGTCGAATTAATTCAACCAACGGCAACGAAAGTTTTCCTGCTTTTTTTGGCGATTCTTTCCATACAAGGAATCCAATCCATTCGTTTTCTCTATCATTGGTTTCTGAAAAAAGTCAGTAATTCTAGCTTGAATTCCTACTATTTTCTGTTGTCGTCTGGAAAGATTCCACTAACTGCACTGACCCAGACCACGATACAGATAGCTCTTTCTTGTGTCCCAGAAAACTTACACCAGTATCCGTTCTTTTTGATTATTGACGACACCTTACAGCCAAAGTACGGGACACATTTTGATGATTATCAATTGATGTTTGACCATGCCGCTCACAATGGAAGCAATTATTTAAAAGGTCATTGTTTTGTCGGTTTAGTCCTTTCTATTCCCCTATGGTATCAAGGGAAAGTTCGCTATTTAAGTATTCCTATTCGTTATCAGTTGCGTTCTGAAAAGGAGAATAAGCTAGAACTGGCAGCAGAAATGATTGATCAAGCTCTTCAAGTATTTCCTTCGGAAAAGAAAATTATTTTACTTTGTGATAGTTGGTATCCGAAAGGAGCTGTTCGAAAAGCAGTACCCGAGAACCCTCAGCTAGAGTTAATTTCAAATGTACGTGTAGACACGAAGTTGTACGACTTGCCTCCAAAACCAACCGGTAAACGTGGCCGTCCGGCAAAGAAAGGCCACGTGTTAACGATTCAGACTGATTTTGAATTGAACAACCATACTGGAGACTATGTTGTCGGAACAAGAAAGGTGCTAACGAATCTTTTTCCAGAGCCGGTTTATGCCATGGTAACCGCCAGTAATCCGGAAAACCCATCTAGCTACAGGCTTTTCATCAGTACCTTGATGCCAGAGGATATCTTAATGGATGAAGATGAGTTGGAAAAAGACTTTCCAGAAAAAAACAACCAAGATAATAGAGACCTTCTGCCTTATCACTTATATGGTTTTCGCTGGTCTATTGAAGTCATTTTTTATGAACAGAAAACTTTCTGGTCTTTCGGCAATTATATGGTCCGAAGTAAAGCAGGCATCGAAAATTATATCAACTTCACGGCCATCGTCTATAGTTGCGTTCAGCTGATTCCTTTCCAACAGACTCAGTATGCTCATTTACAGTCAGAGAGTGCTCAAGTAAAGAAACAATTATTTGGTATGGCGATCCAAGAAGAATTATTTTTCTATACTTTCGTGTCTGCTCTCGAAAACCGTATTAATTCATTGGCCATCATTAAGGCCTTTGAACAGTGGCATAAGAAAAAACGAAGTTTTTAA
- the tnpC gene encoding IS66 family transposase codes for MSKSLEKQLEKALQQNELMAQNLTELTQQLKHVNEELALQREQNQYLLQQLFGRKKETLSPEKIHPNQTDLFEDDPSFSWSEQTGSQSEEETIEETPVRRHKKKGHQKEKLAHLPVVEHLYREENCTCPQCASAMKEMGKEVVREEVVYIPARLENHRHIRLSYSCPSCEKYGETSIIKAEVPKSPLSGSFASASLIAETIYQKFQQKVPTYRQEAHWTMMNFDIKRTNISNWHKKTSEYYFEPLVQLLKKALLEEEVLHADETTFNVLDSHRTKDYVWLFSSGRYAEKKIHIYKHGPSRGSEVLENFLAGYKRYLHSDGYSSYGKLTDVTSIGCFAHVRRKFYDALPAEEGEKKSTSRLAVEKCDAIFQEEKKLADLTVEERQLKRWEFVQPKLEEFFGWLRTLNPMIKGKIGTAISYALKQEVKVLNFLRDGRLVLSNNLAERGIKSLVMGRKNWLFAATTEGAHANAAILSLQETAKANGLNPQKYFDYLLTHLPNQKNTLLEVYLPWAPKVQINCH; via the coding sequence ATGTCGAAGTCGTTAGAAAAGCAGTTGGAAAAAGCCTTACAACAAAATGAGTTAATGGCTCAAAATCTAACTGAGTTAACACAACAACTCAAACACGTAAATGAAGAATTGGCCCTTCAACGCGAACAGAACCAGTACCTTCTCCAACAACTGTTTGGACGCAAAAAGGAGACTTTGTCTCCTGAAAAAATTCATCCCAACCAAACGGATCTTTTTGAGGATGACCCGTCTTTTAGTTGGTCAGAGCAGACTGGCAGCCAAAGCGAAGAAGAAACAATCGAAGAAACTCCTGTCCGTCGTCATAAGAAGAAAGGTCATCAAAAAGAAAAACTCGCTCACTTACCAGTCGTTGAGCATCTATACCGTGAAGAAAATTGTACTTGTCCTCAATGTGCTTCTGCCATGAAAGAAATGGGAAAAGAAGTCGTACGTGAAGAGGTCGTATACATTCCTGCCCGCTTAGAGAATCATCGGCATATTCGATTGTCCTATTCCTGCCCATCTTGCGAAAAATACGGAGAAACATCTATCATAAAAGCTGAAGTACCGAAATCTCCACTCAGCGGCTCTTTCGCTTCTGCTTCTCTTATTGCAGAAACCATTTACCAAAAGTTTCAACAAAAAGTCCCTACTTACCGTCAGGAAGCCCACTGGACGATGATGAATTTTGATATCAAACGTACCAACATTTCCAATTGGCATAAAAAAACCAGTGAGTATTATTTTGAACCGTTGGTTCAGCTATTGAAGAAAGCCTTATTGGAAGAAGAAGTGCTTCATGCGGATGAGACAACTTTCAATGTTTTGGATAGCCATCGAACAAAGGATTACGTCTGGCTCTTCAGCTCGGGACGGTATGCGGAGAAGAAAATCCACATTTACAAACATGGACCTTCCAGAGGAAGCGAGGTTCTCGAAAACTTTTTAGCCGGTTATAAACGATACCTTCACTCGGATGGGTATTCCTCTTACGGGAAACTCACTGATGTTACGTCCATTGGCTGTTTTGCTCATGTTCGAAGGAAATTCTATGATGCTCTTCCCGCCGAAGAAGGGGAAAAGAAAAGTACTTCACGGTTAGCCGTGGAGAAATGCGATGCTATCTTTCAAGAGGAAAAGAAACTGGCAGACCTGACGGTCGAGGAACGGCAATTAAAAAGGTGGGAGTTTGTGCAGCCAAAACTCGAAGAATTTTTTGGGTGGCTTCGAACACTGAATCCGATGATCAAAGGAAAAATCGGAACAGCTATTTCCTACGCATTAAAACAGGAAGTAAAAGTATTGAATTTTCTGAGGGATGGTCGCTTAGTGCTTTCCAATAACTTAGCAGAACGCGGCATAAAATCCCTCGTCATGGGGCGGAAGAATTGGCTGTTTGCGGCTACCACCGAAGGTGCTCACGCCAACGCAGCCATCTTGAGTCTGCAAGAAACAGCAAAAGCCAATGGATTGAATCCACAAAAATATTTTGACTATCTCCTGACACACCTGCCAAATCAAAAAAACACACTTTTGGAGGTTTATTTGCCATGGGCTCCAAAAGTGCAGATAAATTGTCATTAA
- the tnpB gene encoding IS66 family insertion sequence element accessory protein TnpB (TnpB, as the term is used for proteins encoded by IS66 family insertion elements, is considered an accessory protein, since TnpC, encoded by a neighboring gene, is a DDE family transposase.), protein MKIIDLTKVKNVFIVCGKTDMRRQIDGLAATIVEEYDMNVYDDAVFLFCGGRKDRFKALYWEGDGFILLYKRLENGRLKWPRDQQEIKQLTSQQLRWLLEGLSIDQKVTIQPAAEGIVT, encoded by the coding sequence ATGAAAATTATTGACCTTACTAAAGTGAAGAATGTATTTATCGTTTGTGGAAAAACTGATATGCGCCGGCAAATTGATGGTTTAGCTGCAACAATTGTGGAAGAATATGATATGAATGTCTATGATGATGCCGTATTCCTGTTTTGCGGTGGAAGAAAAGATCGGTTCAAAGCCCTATATTGGGAGGGCGACGGGTTTATTCTTTTATATAAGAGACTCGAAAATGGCCGTTTGAAGTGGCCGAGAGATCAACAAGAAATCAAACAACTGACTTCCCAGCAACTACGTTGGCTGCTGGAAGGATTGTCAATTGACCAGAAAGTTACTATACAACCGGCAGCTGAAGGAATCGTGACATAA
- a CDS encoding oleate hydratase: MRHTNGNYEAFAKSRKPDGIEEKSAYIVGAGLAGLAAAVFLIRDGHMEGKRIHIFEELSLSGGSLDGTFIPHDGFVTRGGREMENHFECLWDLFRSVPSLEVEDASVLDEFYWLDHDDPNSSNCRIIHNRGERADDDGQFTLSKKAQKELVELFMTSENQLIGKKIEDVFGDEFFESNFWLYWCTMFAFEKWHSAIEMRRYVMRFIHHIKGLPDFSALKFTRYNQYESLVKPLITFLKDQDVDFQYETKINNIQVDIDHETKVARTILLTKEEKTQEISLSENDLVFVTNGSITESSTQGDHNTPAPITHELGGSWNLWKNLAKQSSEFGHPEVFYENLPAESWYISATVTWENFDIEPYISRLTKRKLRTGKVVTGGIITIKDSNWLMSFAIHRQPHFKGQNDQQTIMWVYGLLSNKPGNYIKKPIEQCSGQEIVQELMYHLGVPEEDIQVLSETSCTVIPVYMPYITSYFMLRAPGDRPLVIPNGSKNLAFIGNFAETERDTVFTTEYSVRTAMEAVYQLLNIERGVPEVFDSAYDIRTLANAVYYLTDKKKLTKTELPFVERKLIETFVKKTKNTYIEDVLKESDLL, from the coding sequence ATGAGACATACAAACGGGAATTATGAAGCATTTGCAAAAAGTCGTAAGCCAGATGGTATCGAAGAAAAAAGCGCTTATATCGTCGGTGCTGGGTTGGCAGGTTTAGCAGCGGCTGTTTTCTTGATTCGAGATGGTCATATGGAAGGTAAACGTATTCACATTTTTGAGGAACTATCCCTTTCAGGTGGTTCATTAGATGGAACCTTTATTCCACATGATGGTTTTGTTACTCGCGGAGGACGTGAAATGGAAAATCATTTTGAGTGTTTGTGGGATCTTTTTCGTTCTGTTCCTTCACTTGAAGTGGAAGATGCATCCGTTTTAGATGAATTTTATTGGCTAGATCATGATGATCCCAACTCTTCTAACTGTCGAATTATCCATAATCGCGGAGAACGGGCAGATGATGATGGTCAATTTACGTTATCAAAAAAAGCACAAAAAGAGTTAGTTGAATTATTCATGACTTCTGAAAATCAATTGATTGGCAAAAAAATTGAAGATGTCTTTGGCGATGAATTTTTTGAATCAAATTTCTGGTTATATTGGTGTACAATGTTCGCTTTTGAAAAATGGCATTCTGCAATCGAGATGAGGCGCTACGTAATGCGCTTTATTCATCATATTAAAGGATTACCTGATTTTTCTGCATTAAAGTTCACTCGTTATAATCAATATGAGTCATTAGTTAAACCTTTAATCACGTTCTTAAAAGATCAAGACGTCGACTTCCAATATGAAACAAAAATTAATAATATTCAGGTTGATATTGATCACGAAACCAAAGTTGCGCGCACTATTTTGTTAACAAAGGAAGAAAAAACACAAGAAATTTCCTTATCTGAAAACGATCTTGTTTTTGTTACAAATGGATCAATCACAGAAAGTTCCACTCAAGGAGACCATAATACACCTGCACCAATAACTCATGAATTAGGCGGAAGCTGGAATCTTTGGAAAAACTTAGCTAAACAATCTTCAGAATTTGGACATCCAGAAGTATTCTATGAAAATCTTCCAGCTGAAAGTTGGTATATTTCAGCAACAGTAACTTGGGAAAACTTCGATATTGAACCCTATATTTCACGATTAACGAAGAGAAAATTGCGGACAGGAAAAGTCGTTACCGGTGGCATAATCACTATTAAGGATTCAAACTGGTTAATGAGCTTTGCAATACACCGTCAACCACATTTTAAAGGACAAAATGATCAACAAACAATAATGTGGGTCTATGGCTTGTTATCAAATAAACCAGGAAATTATATAAAAAAACCAATCGAACAATGTTCCGGTCAAGAAATTGTTCAAGAATTAATGTATCATCTTGGTGTACCAGAAGAAGATATTCAAGTGTTATCTGAAACTTCTTGTACAGTAATTCCAGTTTATATGCCCTATATTACTTCATACTTTATGTTAAGAGCACCAGGAGATCGTCCTTTAGTAATTCCAAACGGATCAAAAAACTTGGCATTCATTGGAAACTTTGCAGAAACAGAACGTGATACAGTATTTACTACTGAATATTCTGTCAGAACAGCTATGGAGGCTGTTTATCAATTATTAAATATTGAACGTGGTGTTCCTGAAGTTTTTGATTCTGCATATGATATTCGTACACTTGCCAATGCTGTATATTATTTAACGGATAAGAAGAAACTTACGAAAACGGAGCTTCCGTTTGTAGAGCGGAAATTGATAGAAACTTTTGTTAAGAAGACCAAAAATACGTATATTGAAGATGTTTTGAAAGAATCAGATCTTCTTTAG
- a CDS encoding NAD(P)-dependent oxidoreductase → MKIGIVGATGKAGSKISAEALMRGHDVIPLVRNASKLVDQQGNHFIEKDLYNLTYEDIKDLDVVVDAFNAPPGKETLHQTSLAYLVSLLQGYEVPRLVVVGGAGSLFVDDKMTTRLMDTPDFPEAAKPTALNMAKAFEQLQLAESVNWTYISPSAFFNPEGKRTGSYQLGQDRLLVNSSGESEISYADFALALVDEIENQQFIHQRITVCSE, encoded by the coding sequence ATGAAAATTGGAATTGTCGGAGCAACAGGTAAAGCAGGCTCAAAAATTTCTGCAGAGGCTTTAATGAGAGGACATGATGTTATTCCACTAGTACGAAATGCTTCAAAATTAGTAGACCAACAGGGGAATCATTTCATTGAAAAAGATCTATACAATTTGACATATGAAGACATAAAAGATTTAGATGTAGTAGTTGATGCATTCAATGCGCCACCAGGAAAAGAAACCTTGCATCAAACGAGTTTAGCGTATCTAGTGTCTTTGTTACAAGGATATGAAGTGCCTCGTCTAGTTGTTGTTGGTGGAGCAGGAAGTTTATTTGTGGACGACAAAATGACAACACGTTTGATGGACACTCCGGATTTTCCTGAAGCTGCTAAACCTACAGCTTTAAATATGGCAAAAGCCTTTGAACAACTGCAGCTGGCAGAAAGTGTCAATTGGACTTATATCAGTCCTTCAGCTTTTTTTAATCCTGAAGGAAAACGGACAGGGAGTTATCAACTTGGACAGGATCGTTTATTGGTCAATAGTAGTGGGGAAAGTGAAATCAGTTATGCCGATTTTGCCCTTGCATTAGTAGATGAAATTGAAAATCAACAATTTATTCATCAACGAATCACAGTATGTAGTGAATAA
- the pta gene encoding phosphate acetyltransferase, producing the protein MELIESLSEKIKGRKVRIVFPEGSEPRILGAVVRLASEDLIQPVLIGNPESVKEAAKNRGFDVENIEIIDPSNYDKLDEMVASFVERRKGKVTEEKAIQLLKDENYFGTMLTYMGLVDGLVSGAIHSTGDTVRPALQIIKTKPGVSRTSGAFIMMRGRGQEKYLFSDCAINVNPNAQELAEIAVESAKTAEMFGIEPKVAMLSFSTKGSAVAEEATKVAEATKIAQELAPQYDIDGEMQFDAAFVASVAEQKAPDSKVAGQASVFVFPELQSGNIGYKIAQRFGNFEAIGPILQGLNKPISDLSRGCNEEDVYKLAIITANQTLMN; encoded by the coding sequence GTGGAACTAATTGAAAGTTTATCAGAAAAAATTAAAGGTAGAAAAGTACGTATTGTATTTCCGGAAGGTTCTGAACCTCGTATTCTTGGTGCTGTAGTTCGTTTGGCATCTGAAGATTTGATTCAACCAGTATTGATCGGAAATCCTGAATCCGTTAAAGAAGCTGCAAAAAATCGTGGTTTTGATGTAGAAAATATTGAAATCATTGATCCATCTAATTATGATAAATTAGATGAAATGGTTGCTTCTTTTGTAGAACGCCGTAAAGGAAAAGTTACTGAAGAAAAAGCGATTCAATTATTAAAAGATGAAAATTACTTTGGTACAATGTTAACATACATGGGACTAGTTGATGGTTTGGTAAGTGGAGCAATCCACTCAACAGGAGACACGGTTCGTCCTGCATTACAAATTATTAAAACTAAACCAGGCGTTAGCCGTACAAGTGGAGCATTTATCATGATGCGTGGACGTGGACAAGAAAAATACTTGTTCTCAGATTGTGCTATCAATGTAAATCCAAATGCTCAAGAATTAGCTGAAATCGCTGTAGAAAGTGCTAAAACTGCTGAAATGTTTGGCATTGAACCAAAAGTTGCTATGTTAAGCTTTTCAACTAAAGGATCAGCAGTTGCTGAAGAAGCAACTAAAGTAGCAGAAGCAACTAAGATTGCTCAAGAACTTGCTCCTCAATACGATATCGATGGTGAAATGCAATTTGATGCTGCATTTGTAGCTTCTGTTGCTGAACAAAAAGCTCCAGATTCAAAAGTTGCTGGACAAGCAAGTGTATTTGTATTCCCAGAATTGCAATCAGGAAACATTGGTTACAAAATTGCGCAACGTTTTGGTAACTTTGAAGCAATCGGACCTATCTTACAAGGTCTAAACAAACCAATCTCAGATTTATCTCGTGGTTGTAACGAAGAAGATGTTTACAAATTAGCGATTATTACAGCAAACCAAACGTTAATGAATTAA
- a CDS encoding uracil-DNA glycosylase, whose amino-acid sequence MTLPVKNDWLPILNEQMNTPSYQSLKAFLVHDYQETTVYPEMHHIWQAFEWTPYNEVKVVILGQDPYHGPNQAHGLSFSVLPNVKIPPSLANIYKELQSDLGIKPVNHGYLESWAKQGVLLLNTVLTVRKGQAHSHKGKGWEELTDAVIKKLSDRDKPMVFILWGSPSIKKRALIDETKHVVLTSVHPSPLSAYRGFFGSKPFSKTNEALIRFGEEPINWQLPESVQ is encoded by the coding sequence TTGACATTACCAGTAAAAAACGACTGGCTGCCTATTTTGAACGAACAAATGAATACACCGTCTTATCAATCATTGAAAGCATTTCTTGTACATGACTATCAAGAAACAACGGTTTATCCTGAGATGCATCATATCTGGCAAGCTTTTGAATGGACACCTTATAATGAAGTAAAAGTGGTTATTCTGGGACAAGATCCTTATCATGGACCAAATCAAGCACATGGCTTAAGTTTTTCTGTATTGCCAAATGTAAAAATCCCTCCATCATTAGCCAATATTTATAAAGAACTGCAAAGTGATCTTGGGATTAAACCTGTTAATCATGGTTATTTAGAATCGTGGGCTAAACAAGGGGTTTTATTGTTGAACACAGTTTTAACTGTTCGTAAAGGCCAGGCTCATTCACATAAAGGCAAAGGCTGGGAAGAGTTGACAGACGCTGTTATTAAAAAATTGAGCGATCGAGATAAACCTATGGTATTTATTTTATGGGGGAGTCCTTCAATTAAAAAGAGAGCTTTGATTGATGAAACAAAACATGTTGTGTTGACCTCAGTTCATCCTAGCCCGTTATCTGCTTACCGAGGCTTTTTCGGATCAAAACCTTTTTCTAAGACAAATGAAGCCTTGATTAGATTTGGTGAAGAACCTATAAACTGGCAGTTGCCTGAGTCAGTTCAATAA
- a CDS encoding Cof-type HAD-IIB family hydrolase — MIELIVSDMDGTLLNEKMKVSETNAKAIKAAIDKGIHFMVATGRGFTEAQPLLQEVGINCSFITLNGAQVYNEEGKVIQNIGIDKKTVHEVVAEIKKRNLYCEMTTSNGIYSDNKAKRIESVASLLYETNPDTTYKMAVVLAAARLEIMNINYVEDYEQLVHDDSIEVLKIIAFSDDGRKVLGPLTKELEKTGNLAITASFVNNIEINNINAQKGIALEAAAKKLNIPLENIMTLGDNFNDVSMLEVAGYSFAMENAEEEVKTYAKYRTTSNNASGVAHAISLALNDNLESARAPEILKSAEE; from the coding sequence ATGATAGAGCTTATTGTATCTGATATGGATGGGACACTACTAAATGAAAAAATGAAAGTTTCTGAGACAAATGCTAAAGCCATAAAAGCGGCTATTGATAAAGGTATCCACTTTATGGTTGCCACCGGAAGAGGATTTACTGAAGCACAACCTTTGCTTCAAGAAGTAGGCATCAATTGTTCGTTCATTACTTTAAATGGCGCTCAAGTCTACAATGAAGAAGGCAAAGTTATCCAAAATATTGGTATCGATAAAAAAACAGTCCATGAAGTGGTTGCTGAAATAAAGAAAAGAAACCTTTATTGTGAGATGACCACATCTAATGGAATCTATTCTGATAATAAAGCGAAACGTATTGAATCTGTTGCTTCTTTACTATATGAAACAAATCCAGACACTACTTATAAAATGGCTGTCGTTTTAGCAGCTGCCCGTTTAGAAATAATGAACATCAATTATGTTGAGGATTATGAACAACTTGTACACGATGACTCGATTGAAGTTTTAAAGATTATCGCTTTTAGTGATGATGGTCGCAAAGTGCTTGGCCCTCTTACAAAAGAACTTGAAAAAACTGGAAATCTTGCTATCACAGCATCTTTTGTTAATAACATTGAAATCAACAATATAAATGCTCAAAAAGGGATCGCCCTTGAAGCTGCTGCAAAAAAACTGAATATTCCACTTGAAAATATTATGACACTTGGAGATAATTTCAATGATGTTTCTATGCTAGAAGTTGCTGGATACAGCTTTGCTATGGAAAATGCAGAGGAAGAAGTCAAAACCTATGCTAAATACCGTACTACCAGCAATAATGCTAGTGGTGTTGCACATGCAATATCCCTTGCTTTAAATGACAATTTAGAATCCGCACGAGCTCCAGAGATTTTGAAAAGTGCTGAAGAATAG
- a CDS encoding YvrJ family protein, whose protein sequence is MDASTQWLSAVMEIIGNVGFPIFIALFLLQRMETKLDDVVKALNELSQVIKSAA, encoded by the coding sequence ATGGATGCAAGTACACAATGGCTATCCGCAGTAATGGAAATTATCGGTAATGTAGGTTTTCCCATCTTTATCGCATTATTTCTGCTTCAGCGTATGGAAACAAAACTTGATGACGTGGTAAAAGCTCTAAACGAACTCAGCCAAGTGATCAAATCAGCTGCATAA
- a CDS encoding LURP-one-related/scramblase family protein, whose product MVVLYMKQEYVSKQEKILVKDEYGKDLYLITGKWGRVGDRISLYSMDGSLLIEVKQTVLSLLPKFDIYIQGKKYGSITKHRNLAGLYFKVTPLNWLVTGDFYNHYYTAYCKEQLIMELNKAYTSAGDYYTLFVPEIQHAPLCLCIALIVDNLTLTRLPELKKKKTSRAIQLI is encoded by the coding sequence ATGGTAGTTCTTTATATGAAGCAAGAATATGTTTCAAAGCAAGAAAAGATTCTTGTCAAAGATGAATATGGTAAAGACCTGTACCTTATTACAGGAAAATGGGGCAGAGTTGGAGACCGAATATCTTTATATAGCATGGATGGCTCTTTGCTTATAGAAGTTAAACAAACCGTATTGTCACTATTGCCTAAATTCGACATTTATATCCAAGGTAAAAAATATGGCTCTATTACAAAGCATCGCAACTTGGCTGGCTTGTATTTTAAGGTTACTCCATTAAATTGGCTAGTAACAGGTGATTTCTATAATCATTACTATACGGCGTACTGTAAAGAACAACTGATCATGGAACTAAACAAAGCCTATACTTCAGCAGGAGATTATTACACGCTATTCGTACCTGAAATTCAACACGCCCCCCTTTGCCTCTGCATTGCTTTGATTGTTGACAACCTTACCTTAACACGCTTACCCGAGCTGAAAAAGAAAAAAACAAGTCGTGCTATTCAATTGATTTAA
- a CDS encoding GNAT family N-acetyltransferase produces MIRTAEISDIEQLVEWVWIILEDMELSLLKTMDTETLKTMIKKAMESKDYRYSYQRALVCIRDGEMAGACFGYKGELEPVIDDPFNKLLSEAGIEEELFKDSETVSGEWYLDSLVTDKKFRGKGVATELLEALPTIAKAENEPFIGLNCDKENQKAQKLYLKMGFEKVWDCKLGDHLYDHMQLKIN; encoded by the coding sequence ATGATACGAACAGCAGAAATTTCAGATATAGAACAATTAGTGGAATGGGTCTGGATTATTTTAGAAGATATGGAATTATCTTTATTGAAAACAATGGATACTGAGACGCTGAAAACTATGATAAAAAAAGCAATGGAAAGCAAAGATTACCGATATAGTTATCAGAGAGCTTTAGTTTGTATTCGCGATGGGGAAATGGCGGGAGCTTGTTTTGGATATAAGGGTGAATTAGAACCTGTAATCGATGATCCATTTAATAAACTGTTAAGCGAAGCGGGAATTGAAGAAGAGCTGTTTAAAGATTCTGAAACAGTTTCCGGAGAATGGTATTTAGATTCCTTAGTAACAGATAAAAAATTTAGAGGCAAAGGCGTCGCAACTGAATTATTAGAGGCTTTACCAACTATTGCAAAAGCAGAAAATGAACCATTTATTGGGTTGAATTGTGATAAAGAAAATCAAAAAGCACAAAAACTTTACTTGAAAATGGGCTTTGAAAAAGTATGGGACTGTAAGTTAGGCGATCACTTATATGATCATATGCAGTTAAAAATCAATTAA